The proteins below come from a single Asanoa ferruginea genomic window:
- a CDS encoding cytochrome b has product MRRRAKSLASLPGRAGREVEDRLGVATPLRGILNKVFPDHWSFLLGEIALFSFIVLLLTGTFLTLFFDPSMREIAYDGSYTPLRGVHMSAAYASSLDISFDVRGGLIMRQMHHWAALLFLAAIVVHMLRIFFTGAFRKPRELNWIIGSLLFWIGFLAGFTGYSLPDDALSGTGLRIASGILLSIPVIGTWVTSSLFGGEFPGEMIIGRFFILHVLLIPALLLALIAVHVGLVFKQKHTQWPGPGRTNSNVVGERMFPRYAIKQAGFFATVAGVIALLAGLLQINPIWLFGPYESAVVSAATQPDWYVMLLDGAIRLMPAWEITLPIGDGYVIPPMFWPAIVLPGLLTTLPMAYPFIEARLHKDNRLHNLLQRPRDVPARTALGAMAVAFFLVLTLSGGNDVIADKFQISLNALTWAGRIGMLIAPPIAYWVTYRICLGLQQHDREVLAHGVETGLIRRLPDGRFVEVHQPLVEPNGKDHRALEYAGWVVPKKMNRLGALGPAIKGFFRPLERPAEAPVSPGRPPVESPEERQQVSSRP; this is encoded by the coding sequence ATGCGGCGTCGGGCGAAGTCGCTTGCGTCCTTGCCGGGTAGGGCGGGGCGGGAGGTCGAGGATCGGCTCGGTGTCGCGACGCCGCTGCGCGGAATTCTCAACAAGGTTTTCCCGGACCACTGGTCATTTCTGTTGGGCGAGATCGCATTGTTCTCGTTCATCGTCCTGTTGCTGACGGGTACCTTCCTGACGCTGTTCTTCGACCCGTCGATGCGGGAGATCGCGTACGACGGCAGCTATACGCCCCTGCGCGGCGTGCACATGTCCGCCGCGTACGCCTCGTCGCTGGACATCTCCTTCGACGTGCGCGGCGGCCTGATCATGCGGCAGATGCACCACTGGGCGGCACTGCTGTTCTTGGCCGCGATCGTCGTGCACATGCTGCGGATCTTCTTCACCGGCGCGTTCCGCAAGCCACGTGAGCTCAACTGGATCATCGGCTCGTTGCTGTTCTGGATCGGGTTCCTCGCCGGCTTCACCGGCTATTCACTACCGGACGACGCGCTGTCCGGCACGGGCCTGCGAATCGCCTCGGGCATCCTCCTGTCGATTCCGGTGATCGGCACCTGGGTGACGTCGTCGCTGTTCGGCGGCGAGTTCCCCGGCGAAATGATCATCGGCCGATTCTTCATCCTGCACGTACTGCTGATACCGGCCCTGCTGCTGGCCCTGATCGCGGTCCACGTCGGCCTGGTGTTCAAGCAGAAGCACACCCAATGGCCGGGACCCGGACGCACAAACTCCAATGTGGTCGGCGAGCGGATGTTCCCCCGGTACGCGATCAAGCAGGCCGGCTTCTTCGCCACGGTCGCCGGCGTGATCGCCCTGCTCGCCGGGCTGCTGCAGATCAACCCGATCTGGCTGTTCGGCCCGTACGAGTCGGCGGTCGTATCCGCGGCGACCCAGCCGGACTGGTACGTGATGCTGCTCGACGGTGCGATCCGCCTGATGCCGGCGTGGGAGATCACGCTCCCGATCGGTGACGGCTACGTCATCCCGCCCATGTTCTGGCCCGCAATCGTCCTGCCCGGGCTGCTCACGACGTTGCCGATGGCCTATCCGTTCATCGAGGCCCGGCTGCACAAGGACAACCGGTTGCACAACCTGCTGCAGCGTCCGCGTGACGTCCCCGCCCGCACGGCGCTGGGCGCCATGGCCGTCGCCTTCTTCCTGGTGCTGACCCTCTCCGGCGGCAACGACGTGATCGCCGACAAGTTCCAGATCAGCCTCAACGCGCTCACCTGGGCCGGGCGGATCGGGATGCTGATCGCCCCGCCGATCGCCTACTGGGTGACGTACCGGATCTGCCTGGGCCTGCAGCAGCACGATCGCGAGGTGCTGGCCCACGGCGTCGAGACCGGCCTCATCCGGCGTCTCCCGGACGGCCGGTTCGTCGAGGTTCACCAGCCGCTGGTCGAACCGAACGGCAAGGACCATCGTGCCCTGGAGTACGCGGGGTGGGTGGTGCCGAAAAAGATGAACCGCCTCGGCGCCCTCGGGCCAGCCATCAAAGGCTTCTTCCGGCCCCTCGAACGGCCGGCCGAGGCTCCGGTCTCACCAGGCCGCCCACCGGTCGAGTCGCCCGAGGAGCGCCAACAAGTTTCCAGCCGTCCCTAG
- a CDS encoding nuclear transport factor 2 family protein — protein MSSPRETFLRLVNGVCDGPYEDLADLYAEQTHVTHPFHPLDPPPLRSRGELHEHFTSAPPVARTLKRKPVDIRVHETADPEVIVAEFAYQGRVEETGEAFTVPCVFVMRIRDGLIVESRDYIDHISSARAWGQLDNLLTGLRPQESTTTEDTARP, from the coding sequence ATGAGCAGCCCACGCGAAACTTTTCTTCGTCTGGTGAACGGTGTCTGCGATGGTCCGTATGAGGACCTGGCCGACCTGTATGCCGAACAGACCCACGTCACGCATCCGTTCCACCCGCTCGACCCGCCGCCGCTGCGTAGCCGTGGTGAGTTGCACGAGCACTTCACCTCAGCGCCTCCGGTCGCCAGAACGCTGAAGCGTAAGCCGGTCGACATCAGGGTTCATGAGACCGCCGACCCGGAGGTGATTGTCGCCGAGTTTGCCTATCAGGGGCGCGTCGAGGAGACCGGCGAGGCGTTCACCGTGCCGTGCGTCTTTGTGATGCGCATCCGCGACGGGCTCATCGTCGAGTCGCGCGACTACATCGACCACATTTCCAGCGCGCGGGCTTGGGGCCAACTCGACAACCTGCTGACCGGACTTCGTCCGCAGGAAAGCACCACCACTGAAGACACAGCCCGGCCCTGA
- a CDS encoding alpha/beta hydrolase encodes MPVLFIHGLWIHSNAWQNWMDLYRQAGYQPIAPGWPGDADTVADTRQNAAALANRGFDEITAKYVEVIEGLDTKPIVIGHSFGGSVAQMLLAGGHTSATIAIDPGQIKGVRPVPIAQIRSGLPVLSSPGNRKKAVALNRKQFRYGFGNAIPASESDDLFERWAIPGPGRPLFEASTANFSKASPAAVDTKLNDRPPLLIIGGGEDHTVPEKVARAAYKLYAGSNATTDYQLFADRGHSLVFDHGWREIADYTLAWLKRQGL; translated from the coding sequence ATGCCAGTCCTGTTCATTCACGGACTGTGGATCCACTCGAATGCCTGGCAGAACTGGATGGATCTCTACCGCCAGGCCGGATATCAACCCATCGCTCCGGGCTGGCCGGGCGACGCGGACACGGTCGCCGACACACGGCAGAACGCCGCAGCCCTCGCCAACCGGGGTTTCGATGAGATCACCGCCAAGTACGTCGAGGTGATCGAAGGCCTCGACACCAAGCCGATCGTCATCGGCCACTCCTTCGGCGGCTCGGTCGCGCAGATGTTGCTGGCCGGCGGGCACACCTCCGCCACGATCGCGATCGACCCCGGCCAGATCAAGGGCGTCAGGCCGGTGCCGATCGCGCAGATCCGCTCGGGCCTGCCCGTGCTATCCAGCCCGGGCAACAGGAAGAAGGCGGTCGCGCTCAACCGCAAGCAGTTTCGCTACGGCTTCGGCAACGCCATTCCGGCCAGCGAATCGGACGACCTGTTCGAGCGCTGGGCCATCCCCGGTCCCGGCAGGCCGCTGTTCGAGGCCAGCACTGCCAACTTCAGCAAGGCCTCGCCGGCGGCAGTCGACACCAAGCTCAACGACCGCCCACCTTTGCTGATCATCGGCGGCGGCGAGGACCACACGGTTCCCGAGAAGGTCGCCCGGGCCGCATACAAGCTGTACGCGGGTTCCAACGCCACCACCGACTACCAGTTGTTCGCAGACCGCGGCCATTCGCTGGTCTTCGACCACGGCTGGCGGGAAATCGCGGACTACACCCTCGCCTGGCTGAAACGCCAAGGCCTCTGA
- a CDS encoding phosphotransferase family protein: MTPEDDLSHLGVPVRPMTRVHGGFANRMHRLDTDQGSFAVKELTAVGRRHVGDVFRFERAAFAAGIPMPEPVSASQHTLVHRWVDGEKVPEAPVPAAYAFEIGEILARIHALDVSWPLGSAEGPAPRDWPELAERAAATGQPWADELGSHVATFLAITHFVDTCERPGPVVLTHRDIQPWNLLARNGRPVLLDWELSGMLDLSGELGSTALSIAKGPGFDSIEPAIFRSVLDGYVAGGGALPPAGPSWFVFMIGGWLGFTRWNILRCLAGVEESTGPELTLSQESARNGIRGLPDMFGRLPELEALLA, from the coding sequence GTGACCCCGGAGGACGACCTTTCGCATCTGGGCGTGCCGGTCAGACCGATGACTCGGGTCCACGGCGGGTTCGCCAACCGGATGCATCGGCTCGACACCGACCAGGGATCGTTCGCGGTGAAGGAGTTGACCGCCGTCGGTCGCCGCCATGTCGGCGACGTGTTCCGGTTCGAGCGGGCGGCCTTCGCTGCCGGCATTCCGATGCCAGAGCCGGTCTCCGCCAGCCAGCACACGCTCGTCCACCGGTGGGTCGACGGAGAGAAGGTGCCGGAAGCGCCGGTGCCAGCGGCGTACGCGTTCGAGATCGGTGAGATTCTCGCCCGCATCCACGCGCTCGACGTCTCGTGGCCCCTCGGGTCGGCCGAAGGGCCGGCGCCGCGGGACTGGCCGGAGCTCGCCGAGCGGGCGGCGGCGACCGGGCAGCCGTGGGCCGACGAGCTCGGCTCCCACGTTGCGACGTTCCTCGCGATCACGCACTTCGTCGACACCTGCGAACGGCCGGGTCCTGTCGTGTTGACACACCGGGACATCCAGCCGTGGAACCTGCTCGCTCGGAACGGTCGGCCGGTGCTGCTCGACTGGGAGCTCTCGGGGATGCTCGACCTGTCCGGTGAGCTCGGTTCGACCGCGCTGAGCATCGCGAAGGGGCCTGGCTTCGACAGCATCGAGCCCGCCATCTTCCGCTCGGTCCTCGACGGGTATGTGGCGGGTGGTGGAGCGCTGCCGCCGGCGGGTCCGAGCTGGTTCGTGTTCATGATCGGCGGCTGGTTGGGGTTCACGCGGTGGAACATCCTGCGCTGCCTCGCCGGTGTCGAGGAGAGCACCGGGCCGGAGCTCACGCTGTCGCAGGAGTCCGCACGCAACGGAATCCGCGGCCTCCCCGACATGTTCGGTCGACTCCCGGAGCTGGAGGCGCTGCTCGCCTGA
- a CDS encoding SDR family NAD(P)-dependent oxidoreductase: protein MSTWFLTGASRGLGAHWAEAILERGDNLAATARDAAALKPLTDRFGDRVLALGLDVTDRAAVNAAVDEVEQRFGGIDLLVNNAGHMLHGAVEEVSTDQARAQMDVNYFGPLWTTQAVLPGMRRRRSGRIMQVSSIGGLVAYPALGIYQASKWALEAMSQALAAEVAAFGIHVTLIEPIMFPTGLAAASPQTTPDPAYAHAREALYASAASSGFVPGDPAATAQAILALADTPNPPLRVLFGVNGFDALRTEYAGRLAGLEKWHHISRLAQGAGSGDK from the coding sequence ATGTCCACCTGGTTCCTCACCGGCGCGTCCCGCGGCCTCGGCGCCCACTGGGCCGAAGCCATCCTGGAACGCGGCGACAACCTCGCCGCCACGGCCCGCGACGCCGCGGCGTTGAAGCCGTTGACCGACCGCTTCGGCGACCGGGTGCTCGCGCTCGGGCTCGACGTCACCGACCGCGCTGCCGTCAACGCCGCGGTCGACGAGGTCGAGCAACGCTTCGGCGGCATCGACCTGCTGGTCAACAACGCCGGGCACATGCTGCACGGCGCGGTCGAGGAAGTCAGCACCGATCAGGCCCGCGCGCAGATGGACGTCAACTACTTCGGCCCACTGTGGACCACCCAGGCCGTGCTGCCCGGCATGCGCCGGCGGCGCAGCGGCCGGATCATGCAGGTCTCCTCGATCGGGGGGCTGGTCGCCTATCCGGCGTTGGGCATCTACCAGGCGTCGAAGTGGGCACTCGAGGCGATGAGCCAGGCGCTGGCCGCCGAGGTCGCCGCCTTCGGCATCCACGTCACCCTGATCGAGCCGATCATGTTCCCCACGGGCCTGGCCGCCGCCTCGCCACAGACCACGCCCGATCCGGCGTACGCACATGCCCGCGAAGCCCTCTACGCGAGCGCGGCCAGCTCCGGGTTCGTCCCAGGAGATCCGGCCGCCACCGCCCAGGCGATCCTGGCACTGGCCGACACCCCGAACCCGCCCCTGCGAGTGCTGTTCGGCGTCAACGGATTCGACGCGCTGCGCACCGAGTATGCCGGCCGCCTGGCCGGACTCGAGAAATGGCACCACATCTCCCGCCTGGCCCAGGGCGCGGGATCAGGCGACAAGTAG
- a CDS encoding helix-turn-helix transcriptional regulator — translation MDAPQLADFLKARRDALSPGEVGLPAAGRRRTPGLRREEVAALAGISTDYYTRLEQQRATAVPSEPVLRALTRALRLSQDERDHLYRLTGHGVPERHTDDRHVAPALLSVLDALTGIPAQVMTDLGETLVQNNLARAVFGPPEASFIYRWFRDPAARAGYPVEDHGAESRALVADLRAAVTRRDDAAAKSLVARLQAESPEFAALWKLHDVAALRRRHKRIRHPEVGLLEFDCQFLVDEARSHLLAIFSPLPGTPTAERLTLLALAAPYAASGPRPGG, via the coding sequence GTGGATGCCCCCCAGCTGGCGGATTTCCTGAAGGCCCGCCGGGACGCGCTCAGCCCCGGCGAGGTCGGCCTCCCGGCGGCCGGCCGCCGACGGACCCCCGGCCTGCGACGCGAAGAGGTCGCCGCGCTGGCCGGGATCTCGACCGACTACTACACCCGGCTCGAGCAGCAGCGCGCGACCGCCGTGCCGTCCGAGCCCGTGCTGCGCGCGCTCACCCGCGCGTTGCGGCTGAGCCAGGACGAGCGTGACCACCTCTACCGGCTCACTGGTCACGGTGTTCCCGAACGCCACACCGACGACCGGCATGTCGCCCCGGCTCTGCTCAGCGTTCTCGACGCGCTGACCGGGATCCCGGCCCAGGTGATGACGGATCTCGGCGAGACCCTCGTGCAGAACAACCTGGCGCGCGCCGTCTTCGGTCCGCCGGAGGCGAGTTTCATTTACCGCTGGTTCCGCGATCCCGCCGCCCGGGCCGGCTACCCCGTCGAGGACCATGGCGCGGAGTCCCGCGCCCTGGTCGCCGATCTGCGGGCCGCGGTGACCCGCCGCGACGATGCCGCCGCGAAGTCGCTGGTCGCCCGCCTCCAGGCCGAGAGTCCCGAGTTCGCCGCGCTCTGGAAGCTGCACGATGTCGCCGCCCTGCGCCGGCGCCACAAGCGGATCCGGCATCCCGAGGTCGGGTTGCTCGAATTCGACTGCCAGTTCCTCGTCGACGAAGCACGCTCGCACCTCCTCGCGATCTTCTCGCCGCTGCCCGGAACGCCCACGGCCGAGCGGCTCACGCTGCTGGCTCTTGCGGCGCCTTACGCGGCATCAGGGCCACGACCGGGAGGCTGA
- a CDS encoding MFS transporter: MWAILGLVLLADALDVIDGTVTNIAAPTIAHELHGGAGLIKWLGTAYLLAMGVLLVVGGRLGDKFGQRRLFLIGMSGFTLASAVAGLSPDPTLLIAARVAQGAFGALLIPQGMAIMMKAFSRDLLAKAFGLFGPVLGVSSVGGPVLAGFIISADLFGLSWRPIFLANVVLGIVGLVVAVRILPRDDGDRSTVVDGWGSGLLAATMVGLLYGLIEGSTNGWTGVPVASIIAGVLFFAAFAYRQRTATDPLITPSLLRNRGFTSGMLVGLTVFAAGTGLIFVLSLFMQEGLHASPRNAALGLVPLTVGIIVASFAIMAGLVAKLGRRLVVIGLAVVLAGCGWLLALVDQSVSLWALAPALFVTGIGTGLCFGTIPAVALGDAKPEEAGSASGSLSSLQQLASAIGSAAVTSIFFGAATAGLDHAMKVSLVVVLAVTALSLPVVALMPRKAPQEPAA; encoded by the coding sequence ATGTGGGCGATCCTAGGGCTGGTGCTGCTCGCCGACGCGCTCGACGTCATCGATGGGACCGTCACCAACATCGCCGCACCCACCATCGCCCACGAGCTGCACGGCGGTGCGGGTCTGATCAAGTGGTTGGGAACGGCGTACCTGCTCGCCATGGGTGTGCTGCTCGTGGTCGGCGGACGGCTGGGCGACAAGTTCGGCCAGCGCCGGCTCTTCCTGATCGGCATGAGCGGATTCACCCTGGCTTCGGCGGTCGCCGGGCTCTCGCCCGACCCGACGCTGCTCATCGCGGCGCGGGTCGCGCAGGGAGCGTTCGGGGCGCTGCTCATCCCGCAAGGCATGGCGATCATGATGAAAGCGTTCAGCCGCGACCTGCTCGCCAAGGCGTTCGGGCTGTTCGGCCCGGTGCTGGGTGTCTCCAGCGTCGGCGGCCCGGTGCTGGCCGGATTCATCATCAGCGCCGACCTGTTCGGCCTGTCGTGGCGCCCGATCTTCCTGGCCAACGTCGTCCTCGGCATTGTCGGGCTGGTCGTGGCCGTCAGGATCCTGCCGCGAGACGACGGCGACCGGTCCACCGTTGTCGACGGCTGGGGTTCCGGCCTGCTCGCCGCCACCATGGTCGGGCTGCTCTACGGCCTGATCGAGGGTTCCACCAACGGCTGGACCGGCGTACCCGTCGCCTCGATCATCGCCGGCGTCCTGTTCTTCGCTGCCTTCGCCTACCGGCAGCGCACCGCGACCGACCCACTCATCACGCCCTCGCTGCTGCGGAACCGGGGCTTCACCTCCGGCATGCTGGTGGGCCTGACCGTCTTCGCCGCCGGCACCGGCCTGATCTTCGTGCTGTCGCTGTTCATGCAGGAGGGGCTGCACGCCAGCCCGCGGAACGCCGCGCTCGGCCTGGTGCCGCTCACCGTGGGCATCATCGTCGCCTCGTTCGCCATCATGGCCGGCCTGGTCGCCAAGCTCGGTCGCCGGCTCGTCGTCATCGGCCTCGCCGTCGTCCTGGCCGGTTGCGGTTGGCTCCTGGCGCTCGTGGACCAGTCCGTCAGCCTGTGGGCGCTGGCGCCGGCATTGTTCGTCACCGGCATCGGCACCGGTCTGTGCTTCGGCACGATCCCCGCCGTCGCGCTCGGCGACGCGAAACCCGAGGAAGCCGGCAGCGCCAGCGGCTCGCTCAGCTCGCTACAGCAACTCGCCTCAGCGATCGGCTCGGCGGCGGTCACCTCGATCTTCTTCGGGGCCGCGACCGCCGGCCTGGACCACGCGATGAAGGTCAGCCTCGTCGTCGTGCTGGCCGTCACCGCCCTCAGCCTCCCGGTCGTGGCCCTGATGCCGCGTAAGGCGCCGCAAGAGCCAGCAGCGTGA
- a CDS encoding RNA polymerase sigma factor — MSDAITRAHRAEWARVVASLTRRFGDLDIAEEAAAEAFATAVERWPADGVPPNPGAWLTTTANRKAIDRIRRESKREDKHKEAHMVYDDDPPEPPVAIDDDRLRLIFTCCHPALAMEARLALTLRMVGGLSMPEIARAFLVADAAMGQRITRAKAKIKAARIPYRVPSTEDLPARVSGVLAVLYLVFNEGYLATGPDTDPVRHDLTAEAIRLTRLIRTLLPDDGEVAGLLALMLLIEARRTARVSATGELVALDEQDRGAWDQALIAEGHRLVRERLAAGVAPGRYQILAAINAVHTSAGDIRDTDWSQVLALYDQLVRLDRSPVVALNRAIALAELDGPQVALAAVDRLEPRLAGYHAYHATRADLLRRLGRSQESRAAYDKAIELAGNTAETAYLTRRRDQLG; from the coding sequence GTGAGCGACGCGATCACTCGGGCCCACCGCGCGGAGTGGGCCCGGGTGGTCGCCTCCCTGACCAGGCGGTTCGGTGATCTCGACATCGCCGAGGAGGCGGCCGCCGAGGCGTTCGCGACCGCCGTCGAGCGTTGGCCGGCCGACGGCGTGCCCCCCAACCCCGGCGCCTGGCTGACCACCACCGCCAACCGCAAGGCCATCGACCGGATCCGCCGCGAGAGCAAGCGCGAAGACAAACACAAGGAGGCTCACATGGTGTACGACGACGACCCGCCCGAGCCTCCCGTTGCCATCGACGACGACCGGCTTCGGTTGATCTTCACCTGCTGCCACCCGGCGCTGGCGATGGAAGCCCGGCTGGCGCTGACGCTGCGGATGGTCGGCGGCCTGAGCATGCCCGAGATCGCCCGCGCCTTCCTGGTCGCCGACGCTGCCATGGGGCAGCGGATCACCCGCGCCAAGGCCAAGATCAAGGCGGCTCGCATCCCCTATCGCGTGCCGTCCACCGAGGATCTCCCGGCCCGCGTGTCCGGCGTGCTCGCCGTTCTCTACCTCGTCTTCAACGAGGGCTACCTGGCGACCGGCCCCGACACTGATCCGGTCCGGCACGACCTGACCGCCGAGGCGATCCGGCTCACCCGCCTGATCCGCACCCTCCTGCCCGACGACGGCGAGGTGGCCGGGCTGCTCGCGCTGATGCTGCTCATCGAGGCCCGCCGCACCGCCCGGGTCTCGGCCACCGGCGAGCTCGTCGCCCTCGACGAGCAAGACCGCGGTGCCTGGGACCAGGCGCTGATCGCCGAGGGTCACCGCCTGGTGCGCGAGCGTCTGGCCGCCGGGGTGGCTCCGGGTCGCTACCAGATCCTCGCGGCGATCAACGCCGTGCACACCTCCGCCGGCGATATCCGCGACACCGACTGGTCGCAGGTCCTCGCCCTCTACGACCAGCTTGTCCGCCTCGACCGCTCGCCGGTCGTCGCCCTCAACCGGGCCATCGCCCTCGCCGAGCTCGACGGCCCGCAGGTGGCACTGGCGGCCGTCGATCGTCTGGAGCCCCGGTTGGCCGGCTATCACGCCTACCACGCCACCCGGGCCGACCTGCTGCGCCGGCTGGGCCGCAGCCAGGAGTCGCGCGCGGCGTATGACAAGGCCATCGAGCTGGCGGGCAACACCGCCGAGACCGCCTACCTGACCCGCCGCCGCGACCAACTGGGCTAG
- a CDS encoding YciI family protein, producing MQYLISVIDDGTGPATPKEDAAIDVFNDRLRAEGHWVFAGGLAAPETATVIDNRGEEALVTDGPFVESKEYLAGFWIIEAADLDVVLKLAADGSKACHRKIEVRPFQ from the coding sequence ATGCAATACCTGATTTCCGTGATCGACGACGGCACCGGCCCGGCCACCCCGAAGGAAGACGCCGCGATCGACGTGTTCAACGACCGGCTCCGGGCCGAGGGCCACTGGGTCTTCGCCGGCGGCCTCGCCGCGCCCGAAACCGCCACCGTCATCGACAACCGGGGCGAGGAGGCCCTGGTCACCGACGGGCCCTTTGTCGAGTCCAAGGAATACCTCGCCGGCTTCTGGATCATCGAGGCCGCCGACCTCGACGTGGTGCTCAAGCTCGCCGCCGACGGATCCAAGGCCTGCCACCGCAAGATCGAGGTGCGGCCATTCCAGTGA
- a CDS encoding ArsR/SmtB family transcription factor, which translates to MVRYELVGLDLADIRFAVSPLNELVLSLRAWRDPGRYPLHLRWMHALEEVRGSLDGAMLLALTNARLWTPDFLNPRPYSPLTRIDDELADLADTDPAVVRRDLEAVHGGPLPDPLRGPAPRVLSRIIDALTGYWRLCFEPHWPRMRALLEGDVTFRGRQIAQHGLATMFSELSSRVRLVGNAVEVELRSKLDYTTTTTGGLTLVPTLWTTHASTPISADEPPMILYSARGVATLWEPQPLQAPRALSGLLGATRAGLLVQLGTPASSTELAARLGVTTTAVNQHLRALRTGGLLVSARHGRAVLYRRSDLGDLLAGVG; encoded by the coding sequence ATGGTCAGGTATGAGTTGGTCGGGCTGGACCTGGCTGACATCCGGTTCGCCGTGTCACCGCTGAACGAGTTGGTGCTGTCCCTGCGAGCCTGGCGCGATCCCGGCCGCTATCCGCTGCACCTGCGGTGGATGCACGCGTTGGAAGAGGTTCGCGGCAGCCTCGACGGTGCCATGCTGCTCGCGCTGACCAACGCCCGGCTCTGGACGCCCGACTTCCTCAACCCGCGCCCCTACTCGCCGCTGACCCGCATCGACGACGAGTTGGCCGACCTGGCCGACACCGACCCGGCCGTCGTCCGGCGAGACCTGGAAGCGGTGCACGGCGGGCCGTTGCCCGACCCGCTGCGTGGCCCGGCCCCACGCGTGCTCTCCCGGATCATCGACGCCCTCACCGGCTATTGGCGGCTCTGTTTCGAACCGCATTGGCCGCGGATGCGCGCACTGCTGGAAGGCGACGTCACCTTCCGCGGCCGGCAGATCGCCCAGCACGGGCTGGCGACGATGTTTTCCGAACTGTCGAGCCGGGTCCGGCTCGTCGGCAACGCCGTCGAAGTCGAGTTGCGATCGAAGCTCGACTATACGACGACGACCACCGGCGGACTCACCCTCGTCCCTACACTGTGGACGACCCACGCCTCGACCCCCATCTCGGCCGACGAACCGCCGATGATCCTCTACAGCGCGCGGGGAGTGGCCACCCTCTGGGAGCCCCAGCCCTTGCAGGCACCCCGCGCCCTCAGCGGTCTCCTCGGCGCCACCCGGGCCGGTCTGCTCGTGCAGTTGGGCACGCCCGCCTCCTCGACCGAACTGGCGGCCCGCCTGGGCGTCACCACGACGGCCGTCAACCAGCACCTCCGGGCGTTGCGCACCGGCGGGCTGCTGGTCAGCGCCCGACACGGCCGGGCCGTGCTCTACCGCCGCTCCGATCTCGGTGATCTGTTGGCCGGAGTGGGGTAG
- a CDS encoding MFS transporter gives MYLVAKHPDPVARALTLATVAASLSKGVFFSVSVLFFTKVAGFTATTVGFGLTIAGATAVGAALGAGYLARTFGARKVLLVVTVGQSLALASYLVVRTPSAFVIVACAAVGQQAMQRTALATMIAESFTGRDRVEIRARLRVVTNVSIAAGTALAAVALAVGTRSAYLLAMLATAALLLVSALPLSRIRGTAGQVDRPERRARGRSPFLDRTYLAATCLYAVMTMQFGMLTVGVPLWVAGWTKAPAVTVPALLALNTVIVSLLQVWAARGATTLHSAGRAVAQAGLLLAVACGFYASAAHGVVAAMVVALTLATVAHSFAEILSEAGGWTLAFELADPANAGAYQGVNQTGMAIGTMLAPLVVTTTAIERGTAGWVALAALFLITGLLTLRLVRHAVPKIGQSEPITSRVRSAN, from the coding sequence ATGTACCTGGTCGCAAAGCACCCTGACCCCGTCGCCCGCGCGCTGACCTTGGCGACGGTGGCCGCCTCGCTGTCCAAGGGCGTCTTCTTCAGCGTCAGCGTGCTGTTCTTCACCAAGGTCGCCGGGTTCACCGCGACCACGGTCGGCTTCGGCTTGACGATCGCCGGCGCCACCGCCGTCGGCGCCGCGCTGGGTGCGGGCTACCTGGCCCGTACCTTCGGCGCTCGCAAGGTTCTGTTGGTCGTGACCGTCGGCCAGAGTCTGGCGCTCGCTTCCTATCTCGTGGTCCGCACGCCGTCCGCCTTCGTGATCGTCGCGTGCGCCGCGGTCGGCCAGCAGGCCATGCAGCGCACCGCGCTGGCGACGATGATCGCGGAGTCGTTCACCGGGCGGGACCGCGTCGAGATCCGCGCCCGGCTGCGGGTGGTCACCAACGTCTCCATCGCCGCGGGAACCGCCCTGGCGGCCGTCGCGCTCGCGGTCGGCACGAGATCGGCCTACCTACTCGCGATGCTCGCCACCGCCGCGCTGCTGCTCGTTTCCGCGCTCCCGCTGAGCCGGATCCGCGGCACGGCCGGGCAGGTCGACCGCCCCGAGCGGCGGGCTCGGGGCCGGTCGCCGTTCCTCGACCGCACCTATCTGGCGGCCACCTGCCTCTATGCCGTCATGACCATGCAGTTCGGCATGTTGACGGTGGGGGTGCCGCTCTGGGTCGCCGGTTGGACGAAGGCGCCGGCGGTGACCGTGCCGGCGTTGCTGGCGTTGAACACCGTCATCGTTTCGCTGCTCCAGGTCTGGGCGGCGCGCGGTGCGACCACCCTCCACTCGGCCGGCCGGGCGGTCGCACAGGCGGGCCTGTTGCTCGCGGTGGCCTGCGGGTTCTATGCCTCGGCCGCGCATGGCGTCGTCGCCGCCATGGTGGTGGCGCTGACGCTCGCGACCGTCGCCCACAGCTTCGCCGAGATCCTCTCCGAGGCCGGCGGGTGGACGCTCGCCTTCGAACTCGCCGACCCGGCCAACGCCGGCGCCTACCAGGGCGTCAACCAGACCGGGATGGCCATCGGCACCATGCTCGCACCGCTGGTCGTCACCACGACCGCGATCGAGCGCGGAACGGCCGGCTGGGTCGCGCTGGCCGCACTATTTCTGATCACGGGACTGTTGACCCTGAGGCTCGTCCGGCACGCTGTTCCGAAGATCGGTCAATCCGAACCAATCACCTCTCGGGTACGTAGCGCGAACTGA